The Populus alba chromosome 4, ASM523922v2, whole genome shotgun sequence genome contains a region encoding:
- the LOC118033095 gene encoding glutamate receptor 2.7 yields MMCFKETALMTFPIFTFNKLPKLWLLLLVAASFLVTTLPHGGKDIYDSKVTNIGAIIDINSRTGKEEKTAMEIAVRKFNNGSPNHKLSLYFQDSRSSPLQAALAAKKLIEEDEVEVIIGMERWEEAALVADIGSQFKVPVISFSAPAITPPLASSRWPFLIRMAHSDSNQIKCIAAVIQSYNWRRVVTVYEDYAYGGDGMLALLSKALQDVGSEIEYNLVLPPFSFVSDPKDAVQEELTKLLSEKIQSRVFIVLQSSLPMMIHLFREAKKMGLVGNDMVWILTDRVTSFLDIVNTSVIHSMEGALGIKNYYYDNTSSYQTFLTQFRQKFISEYPEEGYYEPGFYALRAHDSIAIITQAMDRLSSNTSSPKSFLDNIFTTSFVGLSGEINVKAGKLLHSPMLRIVIVVGRGYRELDFWIPEFGFSNQPVVAKGGAENSTDATRLKRPVIWPGDLQRNPKGWLMPTDTKRMIIGVPGRTSFEKFVKVSTNDAGKEEYNGFCIELFRKVREVLGYDLPYQFVPYNGTYDDLVHHVYNKTYDALVGDVTILARRAEKVEFTQPYAESGLSMIVPEVSKESAWMFMKPFTKDMWLVTGIVLIYTTFMLNLNSIVCFIPSECFKATTIGFSHQQFIVWFLEHHTNPEFNGPWKNQIGTALWFTFSSLYFAHREKIYSNLTRVVLLVWLFVVLILTSSYTASLSSMLTVRRLQPNVTDIEWLKRNSLKVGCDGDSFVRNYLRNVLGFEPENIKNVSSEYSYEGEFDSANISAAFLELPYEKVFISHHCKRYSATTPTYRFGGLGFVFQKGSPIAPDFSKAILKLSEDGELKRLEEKWFAPSRECLSNATDNDITGSLSLQNFWGIYVITGATSTICFLLFLFQLLKNYYKQEVEDRGNATPSDKSVWGKTVALARYIYHGETVTPGESPISDPSPDIHEWNSSNLELSNPEDTPENLQPSPPAEIEVVNIPDSDTQ; encoded by the exons ATGATGTGCTTCAAAGAAACTGCTCTAATGACTTTCCCTATCTTTACTTTTAACAAACTCCCAAAATTGTGGCTTCTGCTCCTTGTAGCTGCCTCCTTTTTAGTCACTACTCTCCCACATGGAGGTAAAGACATCTATGATAGTAAAGTTACAAACATTGGCGCCATCATTGATATCAATTCAAGAACcgggaaagaagagaaaacagcaaTGGAAATAGCAGTTCGAAAGTTCAACAATGGGTCACCAAATCACAAGCTGTCTCTTTACTTTCAGGATTCCCGGAGTAGCCCACTTCAAGCTGCTCTTGCTG CTAAAAAGTTGATTGAAGAGGATGAAGTGGAAGTGATTATTGGTATGGAAAGATGGGAGGAGGCAGCTTTAGTTGCTGATATTGGAAGCCAATTTAAAGTTCCAGTTATTTCATTTTCTGCACCTGCCATAACACCACCATTAGCATCATCTCGTTGGCCTTTCTTGATAAGAATGGCTCACAGTGATTCTAACCAAATAAAATGCATTGCAGCAGTTATTCAATCTTATAACTGGAGGAGGGTTGTAACTGTTTACGAAGATTATGCATATGGTGGTGATGGCATGCTGGCTCTCCTATCTAAGGCTCTTCAAGATGTTGGTTCAGAGATTGAATATAACTTGGTTCTTCCACCATTTTCCTTCGTATCTGATCCAAAAGATGCTGTTCAAGAAGAACTGACAAAACTACTAAGTGAAAAAATACAATCTCGGGTTTTTATCGTGCTCCAGTCATCGTTGCCCATGATGATTCATCTGTTTAGAGAAGCTAAGAAGATGGGACTTGTAGGAAATGACATGGTATGGATACTTACAGATAGAGTTACAAGTTTCTTGGACATAGTTAACACTTCTGTTATCCACTCCATGGAAGGTGCTCTGGGAATTAAGAACTACTATTATGATAATACAAGTTCCTACCAAACGTTTCTTACCCAATTCCGGCAGAAATTCATATCTGAATATCCAGAGGAAGGTTACTATGAGCCAGGATTCTATGCTCTACGAGCACATGACAGCATTGCTATCATCACTCAGGCCATGGACAGACTGTCTAGTAACACTAGCAGTCCAAAATCGTTTCTGGATAACATATTTACAACAAGTTTTGTTGGTTTAAGCGGCGAGATAAATGTCAAAGCAGGTAAGTTGTTGCATAGCCCTATGCTGAGGATTGTGATTGTGGTTGGAAGGGGATACAGGGAGCTAGATTTCTGGATACCTGAGTTTGGATTCTCAAACCAACCTGTGGTGGCAAAAGGTGGAGCTGAAAATAGTACAGATGCTACAAGGTTGAAAAGGCCGGTGATTTGGCCGGGCGACCTACAGCGTAATCCAAAAGGCTGGTTGATGCCTACTGATACAAAGCGGATGATTATTGGTGTTCCTGGTAGGACCTCATTTGAGAAGTTTGTGAAAGTATCAACAAACGATGCTGGTAAAGAGGAATATAATGGTTTCTGCATTGAACTTTTCCGTAAGGTGCGAGAAGTTCTGGGTTATGATCTGCCTTACCAATTTGTTCCCTACAATGGCACCTATGATGATCTGGTGCATCACGTGTACAACAAG acatacGATGCCCTTGTCGGCGATGTAACCATACTAGCCCGTAGAGCAGAAAAGGTTGAGTTTACTCAACCATATGCAGAATCAGGATTGTCAATGATAGTTCCAGAAGTGTCTAAAGAGTCAGCATGGATGTTTATGAAGCCGTTTACAAAGGACATGTGGTTGGTCACTGGTATCGTATTGATCTACACAACGTTCATGTTGAAtctaaactcaatc gtgtgttttatcccctctgaatgtttcaaagccaccacaattggtttctcccaccaacagtTCATAGTGTGGTTCTTGGAGCATCACACCAATCCTGAATTCAACGGCCCATGGAAGAATCAGATTGGCACAGCTCTCTGGTTTACTTTCTCCTCTCTTTATTTTGCACACA GGGAGAAGATATACAGTAACCTCACCAGAGTGGTTCTTCTCGTGTGGCTTTTCGTAGTATTGATCTTAACTTCGAGCTACACTGCCAGTCTTTCTTCAATGCTGACTGTCCGACGTCTGCAGCCAAATGTTACTGATATTGAGTGGCTGAAAAGGAACAGCTTAAAAGTTGGCTGTGATGGAGATTCATTTGTAAGGAATTATCTGCGGAATGTGCTTGGATTCGAACCAGAGAACATCAAGAATGTTAGCTCTGAATACAGCTATGAAGGAGAATTTGACAGTGCCAACATATCTGCAGCCTTTCTCGAACTCCCATATGAGAAAGTTTTCATCAGTCATCACTGCAAGCGATATAGTGCAACCACACCTACCTACAGATTTGGCGGACTAGGCTTT GTATTTCAGAAAGGCTCTCCTATCGCCCCAGATTTTTCCAAAGCGATCCTGAAGCTATCAGAAGATGGAGAACTAAAACGTTTGGAAGAAAAGTGGTTTGCTCCGTCGCGAGAGTGCTTGAGCAATGCAACTGATAATGATATAACTGGAAGCTTGAGCCTGCAAAACTTCTGGGGTATCTACGTTATAACCGGTGCCACTTCCACCATTTGTTTTCTCCTATTTCTGTTTCAATTGCTGAAAAACTACTATAAACAAGAAGTGGAGGACAGAGGCAATGCAACTCCAAGTGATAAGAGTGTTTGGGGAAAAACAGTTGCTCTAGCAAGGTATATCTATCATGGAGAGACTGTTACTCCAGGAGAATCTCCAATTTCTGATCCTTCCCCTGATATCCATGAATGGAACTCTTCCAATTTGGAACTCTCTAATCCTGAAGACACTCCAGAGAATCTTCAGCCCTCACCACCAGCTGAAATTGAAGTTGTAAATATTCCAGATTCTGACACCCAATAA